TTTAAGTTTCTTTCCCAGTTTATCTACTGTAATCGCTTTAGACTCTGTATTGGCAGCAACTCCCGCTCCGTAAGTGTCACCTAACAAGGCATTCCCAGCAGGTGGTGAAAATTTCTTTTGTGATGTCTCCTGTGCAAACGCCAGGGTAGAAGCGCTTACAGCAACTGCAAATAGAATAGCTCTAAATTTCATGTTTAATATTTTTTTCAAAAATACTAATTAATATTGAATCATAAATCCATAAAAATTAATAATAAACAGGTGCTTGTGTAAATTTTTAATAAAATTCAAAATGAAAGGTAGATTTGTTTATATTTGACGCCTATACTTGACTATGCATAAAAAACTGAAACTATGGGATGCCATCATGCTTGTAATGGGATCTATGATCGGAAGCGGGATCTTTATTGTAAGCGCTGACATGATGCGTAATTTAGGCTCCGGTTATTGGTTAATTGTTGTCTGGATTATAACAGGAATCATGACGGTAGCTGCAGCGATAAGTTATGGTGAACTTTCTGCTCTGTATCCAAAGGCTGGCGGACAATATACTTATCTGAAAGAGATCTTCGGTAAAAGAATGGGATTTCTTTATGGTTGGGGGCTGTTCACTGTGATACAAACCGGAACAATTGCTGCCGTGGCAATGGCTTTCGGGAAGTTTACAGCATACCTGATTCCCTCACTGAATGATGCTGCCCCTATTTTCCAAAGTGGGGAATTCAAGATTACATGGATACAAATCTTAGCCATTGCAGTTATTCTTTTGCTTACTTACATCAATACAAGAGGGGTTGAAAGTGGAAAATTTTTGCAGAATATATTTACAGGATCTAAAATTTTAGCTTTATTAGGACTGATTGCTGCAGGATTTATCCTGGTTGATTTTTCTCATTTATCTGAAAACTTTAATCTGGGAATGGATTCTTTTAATAATCTTAAAAAAGATCTGAGCGGTAATTTCCTGAAAGAAGGCTGGGAACCTATTGGCGGAATGACATTAATGGGAGGTATTGCTGCAGCAATGGTAGGTTCAGTTTTCAGTTCTGTAGCTTGGGAAAGCGTAACATTTGTTTCTGGAGAAATTGAAAATCCAAAGAAAAATGTTGTAAAATCAATGATCTACGGAACTTCTGCCGTGATGCTTTTATATATAGCCGTTAATTTTGTGTATTTAAATGCTTTGGACAGAGACAGTATTGCCTTTGCAACCAATGATAGAGTGGCTGTAGCGGCATCACAGAATATTTTTGGAAGTGCAGGAACTATAATCATTGCGGTATTGGTGATGATTTCCACTTTCGGATGTGATAATGGTCTGATCTTAGCCGGAGCAAGGGTATTGCAAACCATGGCAAAAGACGGTATGTTCTTTAAATCTGCAGAAAAAAACAATAAAAATGATGTACCTGAAAATGCATTATGGATGCAGGGAATCTGGGCTTCTTTACTATGTCTGAGCGGACAGTACGGAAACCTGTTGGATATGATTTCGTTTGTAATTGTCTTGTTCTATATGATTACGGTTTTCGGAGTCATTTATTTAAGAGTTAAGCAACCTGCATTGGAAAGACCTTATAAAACATGGCTATATCCGGTTACTCCAATCGTATACCTTATTATAGGAACTGTTTTCTGCATCCTATTATTAATATATAAGCAGCAATATACATGGCCAGGATTCTTACTGGTATTATTAGGACTTCCGGTGTACTATTTTATCAACCGTAAAAAGATAGATCAATAGATTAATATAATATAGATAATGGTTTCAGGGCTTTCAATTCAGTTTGAAGGCCCTCACTTTTGAATAATATTTTAATTTATTATAACAATTATTTAGTGAAAATGTGTATTTTGGTATTTCGTTTTTAAGTAAACGCGACCATGAAGTAAAAAACAAGAAGCTATGGATACACCAAATTACAGAATGCCCTTTGTACCGTCCACTCTAATGACAGAAGGGGGAAGTATCGATACCTGCGATATGGGAGAAAGTATTGCTCACAATATTATGTTGCTGATCACCACCAAAAAAGGAGAGAACAGATACGATGAAAACTATGGAAACGATGTTTGGAACCTGGAATTCGATAATGGAGTAACAAGTGCCATCTGGGAAAATGTTTTTGTCAAAAGCCTTAGAAGACAAATTCTTGAGTATGAACCAAGAATTGTACAGCCACAGATTGATGCTAATATCCAATTTGTAGAACACAGTTACGATACCAAAGAACACACCGAAATTAAAAAGAAAGTAAGAATTGCCATCAATGCGAAGATGGAGGAAACAGGAGAACGTTTCAGTTTTTCAACAGAATTGTTCCTGAGCCCGATGTCTATTGATTAATATTTTTAACAGCGAAAAAAAATTATGAACCTAGATCAAAATATTTATTCCAAAGAATCTGTAAAAGCAAGAATGCTGCAGAATGCAACCAAAGTATGGGGATTGAAAAGTCCGCAGTCTTTAGACCCATTTGTAAAACTATTGATTGATGCATTCAGTACAGAAGTTTTTAAAGCGAATAATGAAATACAGACAGTAAATGCCCGGATTCTTGAAAAACTGGCCAAGCTGTTAACTCCATCCATTTATACCCATCCCATTCCGGCTCATGCGGTTGCTTTCACACAGCCTTATGATTCTACCGAAGTTTTATTGGAACACACAGAGTTTTTCTTCCGAAAGCAAATGACTTCCACGGTAAAATCGGAATCAGATAAACAGCTGAATATTCCTTTTACCCCGGTGGGAAATGTAAGAATTAATAAAGTTCACACTTCAATAATGTTTGTGGGGAATACCTGCTATAGTATTGATGACAGATTTAATAAAATTCCTATTGCAAGATTTAACGGAAGACCTGAAGATTATAGAAAAGTTACAGTTGGGGTTGATGTGAGCAAATATGTGAGCGAATATTTTCCTAAATATATGAGTATATTCTGCTCTAATCCGGCTTTCGAACATTTGGATTTTGTATATAAATTATTACCGTATATTACGGTTTCAAGTAATGGAAACCCTTTGTTTGTAAGAGAAGGATTAAGCTATCTTACAGAAAGTACTCCGGATGGCTATGAGCAGATGTTTAAAGAGCAGTCCATCCGAAGCAAAGTCATTGAAGATATTAAAAGTATCTACCGTCATAAATTTATAGAGATCACAGGACTTTCCAGTAGCTTGTTCTCAGAACCGGGACAACTTCCACAAAACCTGGACTTCCTTGCCGGAAAAGAAGAGATTGTAAAATATCTGGACAATAAGCGTTATTTATGGCTTACTTTTGAATTCCCACCACAGTTTTCCGCAGAAATCCTGGATAACTTCTCATTTGTTCTGAATGCATTTCCAATTTACAACAGAGGTTGGAAAAAAACGGAATACAGCCTTGATATTATGGGAAACAATATTCCTTTAGTAACGGACGAAGGAGAGCACTTCCTGTATGTGGATGAGGTGCAGGATGGAGATGGGAGAAAATATACCGAAATACCATTTACTCCT
This Chryseobacterium sp. G0162 DNA region includes the following protein-coding sequences:
- a CDS encoding type VI secretion system baseplate subunit TssF yields the protein MNLDQNIYSKESVKARMLQNATKVWGLKSPQSLDPFVKLLIDAFSTEVFKANNEIQTVNARILEKLAKLLTPSIYTHPIPAHAVAFTQPYDSTEVLLEHTEFFFRKQMTSTVKSESDKQLNIPFTPVGNVRINKVHTSIMFVGNTCYSIDDRFNKIPIARFNGRPEDYRKVTVGVDVSKYVSEYFPKYMSIFCSNPAFEHLDFVYKLLPYITVSSNGNPLFVREGLSYLTESTPDGYEQMFKEQSIRSKVIEDIKSIYRHKFIEITGLSSSLFSEPGQLPQNLDFLAGKEEIVKYLDNKRYLWLTFEFPPQFSAEILDNFSFVLNAFPIYNRGWKKTEYSLDIMGNNIPLVTDEGEHFLYVDEVQDGDGRKYTEIPFTPADNLKKGLYTVRKGGMERFTSRNAVDMIANVLELTRDEIAAFSLLNRDNVKGVLSEMSDKMKSMVQKVNNAKRNIRQELNYVIMEPVEKTDHTYASFWITHCTLANHMRPGTELSNQLKSQTVVLLTETLGGAEEQKGTDSIQAYKYALTTRDKIISLEDVKNYCRMILKDELREVRVRRGTMISNKPKEGFVRTVEIEIVPQNYSFYGRAYWENMANITRNQIIAKAIDGIEYLVKVTNEDVEFQDM
- a CDS encoding APC family permease, which gives rise to MHKKLKLWDAIMLVMGSMIGSGIFIVSADMMRNLGSGYWLIVVWIITGIMTVAAAISYGELSALYPKAGGQYTYLKEIFGKRMGFLYGWGLFTVIQTGTIAAVAMAFGKFTAYLIPSLNDAAPIFQSGEFKITWIQILAIAVILLLTYINTRGVESGKFLQNIFTGSKILALLGLIAAGFILVDFSHLSENFNLGMDSFNNLKKDLSGNFLKEGWEPIGGMTLMGGIAAAMVGSVFSSVAWESVTFVSGEIENPKKNVVKSMIYGTSAVMLLYIAVNFVYLNALDRDSIAFATNDRVAVAASQNIFGSAGTIIIAVLVMISTFGCDNGLILAGARVLQTMAKDGMFFKSAEKNNKNDVPENALWMQGIWASLLCLSGQYGNLLDMISFVIVLFYMITVFGVIYLRVKQPALERPYKTWLYPVTPIVYLIIGTVFCILLLIYKQQYTWPGFLLVLLGLPVYYFINRKKIDQ
- a CDS encoding GPW/gp25 family protein, which gives rise to MDTPNYRMPFVPSTLMTEGGSIDTCDMGESIAHNIMLLITTKKGENRYDENYGNDVWNLEFDNGVTSAIWENVFVKSLRRQILEYEPRIVQPQIDANIQFVEHSYDTKEHTEIKKKVRIAINAKMEETGERFSFSTELFLSPMSID